A stretch of the Taeniopygia guttata chromosome 3, bTaeGut7.mat, whole genome shotgun sequence genome encodes the following:
- the LOC140683543 gene encoding uncharacterized protein, with protein sequence MPWQTRGELFPAQEQEEQLRQQVKEPQENGQNIKAESQAELPGAQSAIMEVKKGNKEDMRGIQEEMNLRQQRGDQQDQVSERVAATPLMKDPLSRIFQNLKEQLDTELQKIHTKMEAKEKRQEEEIKIIREKLSRLPQALQEQVQTLTSRRAACKDFQQMSGNEEPQAWHEVQEPSPPKLLQVEHDLKMVQEKWTHLNKELQMCLKPLEWERNP encoded by the exons ATGCCATGGCAGACTCGGGGAGAGCTGTTCCCAGCCCAAGAACAGgaagagcagctcaggcagcaggtgAAAGAGCCACAGGAGAATGGCCAG AACATCAAGGCAGAGTCACAAGCAGAGCTGCCCGGGGCTCAGAGTGCCATCATGGAAGTGAAGAAGGGGAACAAGGAAGACATGAGAGGAATTCAAGAGGAGATGAATCTCCGTCAGCAGAGGGGCGATCAACAAGACCAGGTGAGTGAAAGAGTGGCAGCCACTCCACTCATGAAAGATCCTCTCTCTCGTATTTTTCAGAACTTGAAGGAACAGCTGGACACGGAGCTTCAGAAAATTCACACTAAGATGGAGGCAAAGGAGAAGaggcaggaagaagaaattaaaatcatcAGAGAAAAACTTAGTCGTCTCCCTCAGGCTCTACAAGAGCAA GTGCAAACGTTGACATCTCGCCGGGCAGCCTGCAAAGACTTCCAGCAAATGAGTGGCAATGAAGAGCCCCAGGCCTGGCATGAGGTACAGGAACCGTCCCCACCAAAGTTACTACAAGTTGAGCATGACCTGAAGATGGTGCAGGAAAAGTGGACACATTTGAACAAGGAGCTGCAAATGTGTCTGAAGCCCTTGGAGTGGGAAAGGAATCCTTGA